A single region of the Apium graveolens cultivar Ventura unplaced genomic scaffold, ASM990537v1 ctg4588, whole genome shotgun sequence genome encodes:
- the LOC141702049 gene encoding kinesin-like protein KIN-14U has product MIPSAEGDQILMADSNNGVSLDSLLLESQCVSDTFIDVNVVPEHEKNQLQHTIFSLQEEIVDLKSKLRNHDDKRRQALNNILDIKGSIRVFCRIRPYLCSSRRIIHKPISVESNKIVIRSGGSKKEFEFDKVFTQEESQENIFLEVEPILRSALDGRNVCILAYGQTGTGKTFTMDGANESPGIVPRALKMLFQKASLDSTSTVVFSISMLEVYLGSVRDLLAPKPTRATSISRCNLNIQTDIKGSVEIEGLTEVQISDFAKAVWWYTKGKRVRSTSWTNVNEASSRSHCLTRITIYRHSDESGGKPEISKLWMVDLGGSERLLKTGATGQTLDEGRAINLSLSALGDVIAALRRKRGHIPYRNSKLTQILKDSLGDGSKVLMLVHASPCEEDVMETICSLTFSKRARAVEFYKELPEDVKLLKEKKIADFQEEMRDAEDELAKVSEQIRKIQFLLNEKKKLFAESYDVCKDEKNIPLSQDDVFEEVGGTPRTSEIPITRSVVKSAPRFMSSTAASRQRHIIAEIQVKGLAKSIRSGTRTSLQISSSQSFGYSDPRFKAFLKHPNKKSRYGEINGSGTEVTGEPNASVSEIAISSGYKSGPGAMTRPKMASSDPNLRVTLHGHRRRMSALI; this is encoded by the exons ATGATCCCTTCTGCTGAGGGAGATCAGATCCTAATGGCAGATTCTAATAATGGGGTTTCACTAGATTCTCTACTGCTTGAATCTCAATGTGTTTCTGATACATTCATAGATGTGAATGTGGTTCCTGAGCATGAAAAGAATCAGCTTCAACATACAATATTCAGTTTACAAG AGGAAATTGTAGATTTGAAATCGAAACTGCGAAATCATGATGACAAGCGCAGACAGGCATTGAATAACATACTGGATATCAAAG GTAGCATTCGGGTGTTTTGTCGAATTAGGCCATATCTGTGTTCAAGCAGGCGTATAATTCACAAACCTATCTCGGTTGAGTCCAATAAGATTGTGATTAGATCTGGTGGAAGTAAGAAAGAATTTGAATTTGACAAAGTTTTCACTCAAGAAGAAAGTCAAG AAAATATATTTCTTGAGGTTGAGCCAATTCTTAGATCTGCGCTAGATGGGCGAAATGTGTGCATTTTAGCTTATGGACAAACTGGCACTGGCAAGACATTTACGATG GATGGAGCAAACGAGTCACCAGGCATTGTTCCCAGAGCTTTAAAAATGCTGTTCCAGAAAGCTTCTTTAGATAGCACATCAACAGTTGTGTTTTCAATTAGTATGTTGGAAGTTTACTTGGGAAGTGTTAGGGATTTGCTTGCTCCAAAACCAACCAGAGCTACTTCTATCTCAAGATG CAATCTTAATATACAAACAGATATAAAGGGTTCTGTTGAGATTGAAGGTCTCACAGAGGTGCAAATCTCTGATTTTGCAAAGGCAGTTTGGTGGTATACTAAAGGGAAGAGAGTTAGATCTACTTCATGGACTAATGTAAACGAGGCATCTAGTAGATCACATTG CTTGACAAGGATCACAATTTATCGACATAGTGATGAGTCGGGAGGCAAACCAGAGATTAGCAAATTGTGGATGGTTGATCTTGGAGGCAGTGAGCGATTACTGAAAACAGGAGCCACTGGACAAACATTGGATGAGGGAAGGGCTATTAATCTCTCTCTTTCTGCTTTAGGTGATGTTATTGCAGCTCTTAGGAGAAAGAGAGGTCATATTCCTTATAG AAACAGCAAGCTAACTCAGATTCTCAAGGATTCCCTAG GTGACGGGTCCAAAGTGTTGATGCTTGTTCATGCAAGTCCGTGTGAGGAAGATGTTATGGAAACAATTTGTTCTTTAACTTTCTCAAAAAGAGCGAGAGCTGTAGAGTTTTATAAAGAACTACCTGAG GATGTCAAGTTGCTGAAGGAGAAGAAAATTGCTGACTTTCAGGAAGAGATGAGGGATGCTGAAGATGAACTCGCAAAGGTTAGCGAACAAATACGAAAGATTCAGTTTCTTCTGAATGAAAAGAAAAAACTCTTTGCAGAGAGTTATGATGTCTGTAAAGATGAAAAAAATATTCCTCTAAGTCAAGATGATGTCTTTGAAGAAGTCGGGGGAACCCCTCGAACATCTGAAATTCCAATTACAAGAAGTGTTGTAAAATCTGCTCCTCGGTTTATGAGCTCGACTGCAGCCAGTCGCCAGAGGCATATTATTGCAGAGATACAAGTAAAAGGTCTGGCAAAAAGTATAAGATCTGGGACTAGAACTTCTCTCCAAATTTCAAGTTCCCAGTCTTTTGGATATTCAGATCCTCGTTTTAAGGCGTTTCTAAAACACCCTAATAAGAAATCCCGCTATGGAGAGATTAATGGTTCAGGTACTGAAGTAACCGGAGAACCTAATGCTTCAGTTAGCGAGATCGCCATATCCAGTGGTTACAAGTCTGGGCCAGGTGCAATGACTCGACCTAAGATGGCCAGTTCTGATCCAAATTTGAGGGTCACACTTCATGGACATAGAAGAAGGATGTCTGCTCTGATTTGA
- the LOC141702047 gene encoding uncharacterized protein LOC141702047: protein MEKYHVNHHITTSYHFHTNGQAEMSNQEIKRILEKLVCRKACHLPADLENKAYWALKKLKLDMEVAGEKIMLQLNELEEFRLQAYENSKVYKEKVKRWHDRRLVHKSFVPGQKVLLYNSRLRLLPGKIKSRWSGPFTVKIVFPYGVVEIFDTHQDQAFKVNGQRLKH from the exons ATGGAGAAGTATCACGTGAATCATCATATTACCACATCTTACCATTTTCATACTAATGGGCAAGCTGAAATGTCTAATCAGGAGATTAAACGTATCTTGGAGAAG TTGGTGTGTAGGAAAGCGTGTCATTTGCCTGCGGATTTAGAgaataaagcatattgggctttgaagaagctaAAACTTGACATGGAAGTTGCTGGAGAGAAAATAATGCTTCAACTAAATGAACTCGAGGAGTTTCGACTACAGGCTTATGAGAATAGCAAAGTGTACAAGGAGAAAGTTAAGAGATGGCATGATAGAAGATTAGTGCACAAGTCCTTTGTGCCTGGTCAGAAGGTTCTATTGtacaactctcgtctccgacttttaCCGGGAAAAATTAAGTCGAGGTGGTCGGGGCCATTCACggtcaaaattgtgtttccataCGGAGTTGTGGAGATTTTTGATACGCATCAGGATCAAGCGTTCAAGGTGAATGGGCAGAGATTAAAGCATTAA